From one Physeter macrocephalus isolate SW-GA chromosome 18, ASM283717v5, whole genome shotgun sequence genomic stretch:
- the LOC102977259 gene encoding histone H2A type 1-B, producing the protein MSGRGKQGGKARAKAKTRSSRAGLQFPVGRVHRLLRKGNYSERVGAGAPVYLAAVLEYLTAEILELAGNAARDNKKTRIIPRHLQLAIRNDEELNKLLGRVTIAQGGVLPNIQAVLLPKKTESHHKAKGK; encoded by the coding sequence ATGTCTGGACGTGGCAAGCAAGGAGGCAAAGCTCGCGCCAAGGCTAAGACCCGCTCCTCGCGAGCCGGGCTCCAGTTCCCCGTGGGCCGAGTGCACCGCCTGCTTCGCAAGGGCAACTACTCCGAGCGGGTCGGGGCCGGCGCACCGGTGTACCTGGCGGCGGTGCTGGAGTACCTGACGGCTGAGATCCTGGAGCTGGCGGGCAACGCGGCCCGCGACAACAAGAAGACGCGTATCATCCCGCGCCACCTGCAGCTGGCCATCCGCAACGACGAGGAGCTCAACAAGCTCCTGGGTCGCGTGACCATCGCTCAGGGTGGCGTCCTGCCCAACATCCAGGCTGTGCTGCTGCCTAAGAAGACCGAGAGCCACCACAAGGCCAAGGGCAAGTGA
- the LOC102987969 gene encoding histone H2B type 1-C/E/F/G/I-like encodes MPEPAKSVPAPKKGSKKAVTKAQKKDGKKRKRSRKESYSVYVYKVLKQVHPDTGISSKAMGIMNSFVNDIFERIAGEASRLAHYNKRSTITSREIQTAVRLLLPGELAKHAVSEGTKAVTKYTSSK; translated from the coding sequence ATGCCTGAACCGGCCAAGTCCGTTCCCGCCCCGAAGAAGGGCTCCAAGAAAGCGGTGACCAAAGCCCAGAAAAAAGACGGCAAGAAGCGGAAGCGCAGCCGCAAGGAGAGCTATTCTGTGTACGTGTACAAGGTCCTGAAGCAGGTCCACCCGGACACTGGCATCTCGTCCAAGGCCATGGGCATCATGAACTCTTTCGTCAATGACATCTTTGAACGCATCGCGGGCGAGGCGTCGCGCCTGGCACATTACAACAAGCGCTCGACCATCACGTCGAGGGAGATCCAGACGGCCGTGCGCCTGCTGCTGCCCGGGGAGCTGGCCAAGCACGCCGTGTCCGAGGGCACCAAGGCTGTCACCAAATATACCAGCTCCAAGTGA
- the LOC112064328 gene encoding uncharacterized protein: MARTKQTARKSTGGKAPRKQLATKAARKSAPATGGVKKPHRYRPGTVALREIRRYQKSTELLIRKLPFQRLVREIAQDFKTDLRFQSSAVMALQEACEAYLVGLFEDTNLCAIHAKRVTIMPKDIQLARRIRGERATVPDPVVVMSGRGKGGKGLGKGGAKRHRKVLRDNIQGITKPAIRRLARRGGVKRISGLIYEETRGVLKVFLENVIRDAVTYTEHAKRKTVTAMDVVYALKRQGRTLYGFGVMARTKQTARKSTGGKAPRKQLATKAARKSAPATGGVKKPHRYRPGTVALREIRRYQKSTELLIRKLPFQRLVREIAQDFKTDLRFQSSAVMALQEACEAYLVGLFEDTNLCAIHAKRVTIMPKDIQLARRIRGERA; encoded by the exons ATGGCTCGTACAAAGCAGACCGCTCGCAAGTCCACCGGCGGCAAGGCGCCGCGCAAGCAGCTGGCCACCAAGGCGGCCCGCAAGAGCGCGCCGGCCACGGGCGGCGTGAAGAAGCCGCACCGCTACCGACCCGGCACGGTGGCCTTGCGCGAGATCCGCCGCTACCAGAAGTCCACGGAGCTGCTGATCCGCAAGCTGCCGTTCCAGCGGTTGGTGCGCGAGATAGCGCAGGACTTCAAGACCGACCTGCGCTTCCAGAGCTCGGCCGTCATGGCGCTGCAGGAGGCGTGCGAGGCCTACCTGGTGGGGCTCTTCGAGGACACCAACTTGTGTGCCATCCACGCCAAGCGCGTCACCATCATGCCCAAGGACATCCAGCTTGCCCGCCGCATCCGCGGGGAGAGGGC CACAGTACCCGATCCAGTCGTAGTGATGTCTGGACGTGGCAAAGGCGGGAAGGGCTTGGGTAAAGGGGGCGCCAAGCGCCACCGCAAAGTCCTGCGGGATAACATTCAAGGGATCACAAAACCTGCAATCCGTCGCCTGGCTCGTCGCGGTGGAGTAAAGCGCATCTCAGGTCTTATTTATGAGGAAACCCGCGGGGTTCTGAAAGTGTTTCTGGAGAATGTAATTCGGGACGCGGTCACCTATACCGAGCACGCCAAGCGCAAGACTGTCACGGCCATGGACGTGGTCTACGCGCTCAAGCGCCAGGGACGCACCCTTTACGGATTTGGCG TAATGGCGCGTACGAAGCAAACCGCTCGTAAGTCGACCGGCGGCAAGGCGCCGCGCAAGCAGCTCGCCACCAAAGCGGCCCGCAAGAGCGCACCGGCCACGGGCGGCGTGAAGAAGCCGCACCGCTACCGGCCCGGCACGGTGGCCCTGCGCGAGATCCGCCGCTACCAGAAGTCCACGGAGCTGCTGATCCGCAAGCTGCCGTTCCAGCGCCTGGTGCGCGAGATCGCGCAGGACTTCAAGACCGACCTGCGCTTCCAGAGTTCGGCCGTGATGGCGCTGCAGGAGGCGTGCGAGGCCTACCTGGTGGGGCTCTTCGAGGACACCAACCTGTGTGCCATCCACGCCAAGCGCGTCACCATCATGCCCAAGGACATCCAGCTCGCCCGCCGCATCCGCGGCGAGAGAGCATAA
- the LOC102987685 gene encoding histone H2B type 1-N-like produces the protein MPEPSKSAPAPKKGSKKAVTKAQKKDGKKRKRSRKESYSVYVYKVLKQVHPDTGISSKAMGIMNSFVNDIFERIAGEASRLAHYNKRSLLLPGELAKHAVSEGTKAVTKYTSSKRHGFEPRSWKILHGATKPVHHNY, from the exons ATGCCTGAACCCTCCAAGTCTGCTCCGGCCCCGAAGAAGGGCTCCAAGAAGGCGGTGACCAAGGCTCAGAAGAAGGACGGCAAGAAGCGCAAGCGCAGCCGCAAGGAGAGCTACTCCGTGTACGTGTACAAGGTGCTGAAGCAGGTCCACCCGGACACCGGCATCTCGTCCAAGGCCATGGGCATCATGAACTCGTTCGTTAACGACATCTTTGAGCGCATCGCGGGCGAGGCGTCGCGCCTGGCGCATTACAACAAGCGCTCGCTGTTGCTGCCCGGGGAGCTGGCCAAGCACGCCGTGTCTGAGGGCACCAAGGCTGTCACCAAGTACACCAGCTCCAA gagacacgggttcgagccccggtcctggaagatcctacatggagcaaccaagcccgtgcaccacaactactga
- the LOC102978095 gene encoding histone H1.4-like: MSEIVPAAPPVTSAEKTPVKKKARKSAGAVKRKAFRPPVSELITKAVAASKERSGVSLAALKKALAAGGYDVEKNNSRIKLGLKSLVSKGTLVQTKGTGASGSFKLNKKSATGEAKLKAKKASATNPKKATGPKKPKKATGAASPKKTAKKTPKAKKPLAGTGAKKVVKSPKKVKTDKPKMAKSPAKARIHKHKVGKLKAVKPKKAAPKKK, translated from the coding sequence ATGTCTGAAATCGTACCTGCTGCGCCTCCTGTTACTTCTGCGGAAAAGACGCCTGTGAAGAAGAAGGCTCGCAAGTCTGCTGGTGCCGTGAAGCGCAAGGCGTTCAGGCCCCCGGTATCCGAGCTCATCACCAAGGCTGTCGCCGCTTCCAAGGAGCGCAGCGGCGTGTCCCTGGCTGCGCTCAAGAAGGCGCTGGCAGCTGGCGGCTACGACGTGGAGAAGAACAACAGTCGGATCAAGCTGGGTCTCAAAAGCCTGGTGAGTAAGGGAACCCTGGTGCAGACCAAGGGCACTGGCGCCTCGGGCTCTTTCAAGCTCAACAAGAAGTCGGCCACCGGAGAAGCCAAGCTCAAAGCCAAGAAAGCTAGCGCGACCAACCCCAAGAAGGCTACTGGGCCAAAGAAGCCCAAGAAGGCCACAGGCGCTGCCAGTCCGAAAAAAACCGCTAAGAAGACCCCGAAGGCAAAGAAACCATTAGCAGGTACCGGGGCCAAGAAAGTTGTCAAGAGTCCGAAAAAGGTGAAGACAGACAAACCGAAGATGGCCAAGAGTCCAGCCAAGGCCAGAATTCATAAGCACAAGGTAGGCAAGCTTAAAGCGGTCAAGCCAAAAAAGGCGGCCccaaaaaagaagtaa
- the LOC102976986 gene encoding histone H4 yields the protein MSGRGKGGKGLGKGGAKRHRKVLRDNIQGITKPAIRRLARRGGVKRISGLIYEETRGVLKVFLENVIRDAVTYTEHAKRKTVTAMDVVYALKRQGRTLYGFGG from the coding sequence ATGTCTGGACGTGGCAAAGGCGGGAAGGGCTTGGGTAAAGGGGGCGCCAAGCGCCACCGCAAAGTCCTGCGGGATAACATTCAAGGGATCACAAAACCTGCAATCCGTCGCCTGGCTCGTCGCGGTGGAGTAAAGCGCATCTCAGGTCTTATTTATGAGGAAACCCGCGGGGTTCTGAAAGTGTTTCTGGAGAATGTAATTCGGGACGCGGTCACCTATACCGAGCACGCCAAGCGCAAGACTGTCACGGCCATGGACGTGGTCTACGCGCTCAAGCGCCAGGGACGCACCCTTTACGGATTTGGCGGTTAA
- the LOC102982687 gene encoding uncharacterized protein, whose translation MSGRGKGGKGLGKGGAKRHRKVLRDNIQGITKPAIRRLARRGGVKRISGLIYEETRGVLKVFLENVIRDAVTYTEHARRKTVTAMDVVYALKRQGRTLYGFGG comes from the coding sequence ATGTCTGGGCGTGGTAAAGGTGgaaaggggctggggaagggtggCGCCAAGCGCCACCGTAAAGTTCTGCGAGATAACATCCAGGGCATCACTAAGCCTGCCATCCGTCGCTTAGCCCGACGTGGTGGCGTCAAGCGTATCTCTGGTCTTATCTACGAGGAGACCCGCGGAGTGTTGAAAGTGTTTCTGGAGAACGTGATCCGGGACGCTGTCACCTACACCGAGCATGCCAGGCGCAAGACAGTCACCGCCATGGACGTGGTCTACGCGCTCAAGCGGCAGGGCCGCACTCTTTACGGCTTTGGTGGCTGA
- the LOC102977542 gene encoding histone H2A type 1, with protein sequence MSGRGKQGGKARAKAKTRSSRAGLQFPVGRVHRLLRKGNYAERVGAGAPVYLAAVLEYLTAEILELAGNAARDNKKTRIIPRHLQLAIRNDEELNKLLGKVTIAQGGVLPNIQAVLLPKKTESHHKAKGK encoded by the coding sequence ATGTCGGGACGCGGAAAACAAGGTGGGAAGGCTCGTGCTAAGGCCAAGACCCGTTCTTCTCGCGCTGGGCTCCAGTTCCCCGTGGGCCGAGTGCACCGCCTGCTCCGAAAGGGCAACTACGCCGAGCGGGTCGGGGCCGGCGCGCCGGTGTACCTGGCGGCGGTGCTGGAGTACCTGACGGCCGAGATCCTGGAGCTGGCGGGCAACGCGGCCCGCGACAACAAAAAGACGCGTATCATCCCGCGTCACCTACAGCTGGCCATTCGCAACGATGAGGAGCTCAACAAGCTTCTGGGCAAAGTCACTATCGCTCAGGGTGGCGTCCTGCCCAACATCCAAGCCGTGCTGCTGCCTAAGAAGACCGAAAGCCACCACAAGGCCAAGGGCAAGTAA